The genomic segment CGCAAGATCCGCTTCGCGGGCGCGGTCAACGGCCAGCCGGACACCGTCTACCGCGTGCTGGCCAACTTCGACATCTACGACGAGGTCCTGCCCGCCTACTTCATCGAGTCCCGCGTGACCGGCCGAGACACCGCCGAAATCGCGACGATCTTCAAGTTCCGCACTTACTGGCCGTTTCCCGAGCGCCACGTGCTAAACCGGTACCAGGTCGATCCCGAGCGCCGGGCGCTGGCCTGGTGGCGCGTCGGCGGGTCGGTCGTGAAGAACGACGGCACCGTGGTGGTGCGGCCCTGGGGCGGCGACCGCAGCCTCGTGGACTTCCGCGTGGCCGTGGATCCGGGCATCCCTTTCATCCCGCACTGGATCTTCGAGTGGGCCGAGCGCCAGGTCGTCCCCGGAGTGCTCACCAGCCTGGACGGCTACCTCACGCGGACCCGCACGGCAATCCGCTAGGGCACATCGGTGGGGCCGGCCTCCGTGCCGGCCGCGTTGCCGGAGCGCAGGCAAGCCAGCCGTGCCATGAGTGCGCCTGGCGG from the Candidatus Tanganyikabacteria bacterium genome contains:
- a CDS encoding SRPBCC family protein; translated protein: MVRVTGLAIALAATASAIAGAGPAAAAPGPGRAMLAAATASRLDADDLARIGRGEIVFDVEDAGRGDRKIRFAGAVNGQPDTVYRVLANFDIYDEVLPAYFIESRVTGRDTAEIATIFKFRTYWPFPERHVLNRYQVDPERRALAWWRVGGSVVKNDGTVVVRPWGGDRSLVDFRVAVDPGIPFIPHWIFEWAERQVVPGVLTSLDGYLTRTRTAIR